From Paralcaligenes sp. KSB-10:
AACCGTTCGTCTATGGCCGAGCGGGGAGGATGGGGCAGCGCGCGCAAGCGAGTGGGTCATCGAGCTGGGGGGAACTGCTCCATCCGAGGTCGCGGTTTTAGAAACCCACCCTGCGCTGCAAGTTCTACACAGCAATATTCAGCTCGCAACTACCCCGGACCGAACCGGCTGGATCAGCCCCAGCGATGCGAACCCGCCCGGAATCAATCTCCGTAGAGCTTTTGGCGCATTTCGCGCCGTTCCTGGGCTTCGAGCGACAGCGTGGCGGTGGGACGGGCCAGCAGGCGGGCCAGCCCGATCGGCTCGCCGGTTTCTTCGCACCAGCCGTATTCGCCCGAATCGATTCGCGTGATCGATTGTTGCACCTTCTTGAGCAGCTTGCGTTCCCGGTCGCGGGTGCGCAGCTCAAGCGCGTGCTCTTCCTCGATCGTGGCGCGATCGGCCGGATCGGGCACGAATTGCGTCTCACGCAGGTTTTCGGTAGTGGTACCCGCATTACTGATGATGTCTTGTTCCAGTTGCCGCAAGCGGTCTTTGAAGAACGCCAACTGGGCTTCGTTCATGTAGTCCGATTCAGGCATGGCCAACAGTTCTTTTTCTGTCAGCAGGTGATTCTGAACGGCGGTGGCTGCAGATTTGCTTACCATGGTGTACCCCTTTTTATATGTGATGTTGGCTCTCGTAACCCGTGTCGCTATCTCCGGCGACGTGGTTCGCTATGAGGCCAGGCATTGTTCTAAGCCCCGGGTAAAAATTTCTTCGGGGAGTTTATGGCCGATAAATACCATTTTGGTATTAGGTTTTTCACTGGACATCCAGGGCTTTCCGGGCTCTGCCCCCATCATCATGTGCACGCCTTGGAACAGCATACGACGATTGATGCCTTTAAGATACAAAATACCTTTGTATCGAAGCAGATCAGGCCCATAAACCTGGACGATACCGCTTAGGAATTCTTCCAGGCGCTCCGGATCGAAAGCCTTGTTCGAGCGGAAAACAAAGGCGCCGATGGTGTCATCGTGGTGGGCATGATGATGATCATGGTGGTGATGTGCGCAGTGCTCGTCGTCGCAATCGTCGTCATGGTCATGGTCGTGATGATCGTGATCGTGAGCTGCATCCGGGTGCTCTTCGGCAAGGAACTCGGGATCGATGTCGAGGATGGTATTGAGATTGAAGCCGCTGATATCGAGGAGCGCCTTGATATCGGTTTCGCCAAAATTGACGGGAGTGATCGAGGCGCGCGGATTCATGTGCACCAGGCGCGAGCGCAATGCCTGGTAATCGACTTCGTTGACCAGGTCTTTCTTGGAAATCAGGATGCGATCGGCAAAACCGACCTGTTTTTGCGCTTCTTCCTGTTTGTCGAGGGTTTCCATGCCGTGTTTGGCATCGACGACGGTAATGACGGCGTCCAGACGGTAGTAGTCGGCAATGTCGTCGTCCATGAAGAAAGTCTGGCACACGGGGCCTGGGTTGGCCATGCCGGTGGTTTCGATCACGATGCGCTCGAACGTAACGGTGCCCTCTTCACGCTTGATGCGCAGGTCGTTCAGGGTGCGCATCAGGTCGCCGCGCACTGTGCAGCACACGCAGCCGTTGCTGAGTTCGATGATTTGCTCGTCGCTATCCTGCACCAGAAGATCGTTGTCGATGCTTTCGGGTCCGAATTCGTTTTCGATGACCGCAATGCGGCGACCGTGGTATTCGGTCAGGATGCGTTTCAGCAGGGTGGTTTTACCTGCACCGAGAAAACCAGTAAGAATGGTAACCGGTACCATTTTGTCCGGATTGGGAGCGGTTTTCATCATGGGCCTCGCTACTCGCGGGTCAAAAAATAGAAGACGCTCAAATCAGTGTGGCGGCTACCGTTAATTTTGTACCGCGAAAAAAATTCAACATGCGATTACAGCACAGCATGCGTTTTAGAGCAAATAAAACCCCGTTTGCTTACTCTTTAGTGGAAATCATGCAATTAAATCAAGCGATTAGTGACATCAGTGGGCATGCGCCGGTTTGGCGGGCGTCAGGGTGTGGCAGCGCTTGCACAGGGCGCGCAGCTCGGTTTCATGGCTGGCCAATATGAAGCCGGCGCCCGCCACTTTCTGGGCCAGTTGATGGCTCAGGGCCGGATCGCTGAGTTCGGCGACGGCACCGCATTGGGTGCAAATGATCAACAGATCGTGCGGCTCGCCGGCGGCATCCAGGCAGGCGGCCCAGGCATTGATGGCGTCCAGCCGGTGTATCAGTCCTTCTTCAAC
This genomic window contains:
- the dksA gene encoding RNA polymerase-binding protein DksA, with the protein product MVSKSAATAVQNHLLTEKELLAMPESDYMNEAQLAFFKDRLRQLEQDIISNAGTTTENLRETQFVPDPADRATIEEEHALELRTRDRERKLLKKVQQSITRIDSGEYGWCEETGEPIGLARLLARPTATLSLEAQERREMRQKLYGD
- a CDS encoding GTP-binding protein; translation: MKTAPNPDKMVPVTILTGFLGAGKTTLLKRILTEYHGRRIAVIENEFGPESIDNDLLVQDSDEQIIELSNGCVCCTVRGDLMRTLNDLRIKREEGTVTFERIVIETTGMANPGPVCQTFFMDDDIADYYRLDAVITVVDAKHGMETLDKQEEAQKQVGFADRILISKKDLVNEVDYQALRSRLVHMNPRASITPVNFGETDIKALLDISGFNLNTILDIDPEFLAEEHPDAAHDHDHHDHDHDDDCDDEHCAHHHHDHHHAHHDDTIGAFVFRSNKAFDPERLEEFLSGIVQVYGPDLLRYKGILYLKGINRRMLFQGVHMMMGAEPGKPWMSSEKPNTKMVFIGHKLPEEIFTRGLEQCLAS
- a CDS encoding Fur family transcriptional regulator, whose translation is MPDPRLTPAAIAKQLNTAESLCLQRGKRLTPIRRKVLEILLRQQRSLKAYELLDEIRHIQSGAAPPTVYRALDFLVEEGLIHRLDAINAWAACLDAAGEPHDLLIICTQCGAVAELSDPALSHQLAQKVAGAGFILASHETELRALCKRCHTLTPAKPAHAH